In Paracoccus aminophilus JCM 7686, a single window of DNA contains:
- a CDS encoding phage major capsid protein, with protein sequence MALKDLIEKRNKLVTDARAALDEITKNTDESRAAELDQRHDTIMADFDKVEGQIQREQRMVDAEKRAADAEDEQRSRQRPISGGEGRGQDGGDKLEYREVFHKFVTHGADLGELNAEERAVLKAGAQEMRAQNTGTTTAGGFTVPTELANQIIKSMAAWGPMYDEDITTTMVTASGNPVKIPTVDDTAVTAEKHTEGAALTDDGGKDVTFGQKSLDAYVYDTEFVRWSMELGQDSIFNFESLLGELLGERLGRIANRELTVGDGVGDPNGIVTASSLGKTAAAAAAITVDEIIDLIHSVNPAYRQSPKVRFMFNDLTLAAIRKLKDGEGRYIWSSGDIQNGIPGTLLGYRYSINQAMAGLEAASKPMIFGDFGKYFVRKVGQPVIGVLRERFWPDLGMAGLIRFDGELGDTAAVKHLITAA encoded by the coding sequence ATGGCCCTCAAAGACCTGATCGAAAAGCGCAATAAGCTTGTGACCGACGCCCGCGCCGCGCTGGATGAAATCACCAAGAACACCGATGAGAGCCGTGCCGCTGAACTGGATCAGCGCCACGACACGATCATGGCCGACTTCGACAAGGTCGAAGGCCAGATCCAGCGCGAGCAGCGTATGGTCGATGCGGAAAAGCGCGCGGCGGATGCTGAAGACGAACAGCGCTCGCGCCAGCGTCCGATTTCCGGTGGTGAAGGCCGAGGTCAGGACGGTGGCGACAAGCTGGAATACCGCGAGGTCTTCCACAAGTTCGTCACCCATGGTGCCGATCTGGGCGAACTCAATGCGGAAGAGCGCGCGGTTCTGAAGGCGGGCGCCCAGGAAATGCGCGCGCAAAACACCGGCACGACCACTGCGGGTGGTTTTACCGTTCCGACCGAGCTGGCAAACCAGATCATCAAATCGATGGCGGCATGGGGGCCGATGTATGACGAGGATATCACCACCACGATGGTCACGGCCTCGGGCAATCCCGTGAAGATCCCGACGGTGGACGATACGGCGGTAACAGCCGAAAAGCACACCGAAGGCGCGGCCCTGACCGATGACGGCGGCAAGGATGTCACCTTCGGGCAGAAGTCGCTGGACGCCTATGTCTATGATACCGAATTCGTGCGCTGGTCCATGGAGCTGGGACAGGACAGCATCTTCAATTTCGAGAGCCTTTTGGGCGAGCTGCTCGGTGAGCGCCTCGGCCGCATTGCCAACCGCGAGCTCACTGTCGGCGACGGGGTGGGCGATCCGAACGGCATCGTCACCGCCTCGTCCCTCGGCAAGACGGCCGCCGCGGCAGCCGCCATCACGGTGGATGAAATCATCGACCTCATCCATTCGGTCAATCCGGCTTATCGCCAGTCGCCGAAGGTGCGTTTCATGTTCAACGACCTGACGCTGGCGGCGATCCGCAAGCTGAAGGATGGCGAGGGGCGCTACATCTGGAGCAGTGGCGATATCCAGAACGGCATCCCCGGTACTTTGCTCGGCTACCGTTACAGCATCAACCAGGCGATGGCCGGGCTGGAGGCTGCGTCGAAGCCGATGATCTTCGGCGATTTCGGCAAGTATTTCGTGCGCAAGGTCGGGCAGCCGGTGATCGGCGTTCTGCGCGAGCGCTTCTGGCCCGATCTCGGCATGGCTGGTCTGATCCGGTTTGATGGCGAGCTCGGCGACACCGCTGCGGTCAAGCACCTGATCACGGCGGCATAA
- a CDS encoding HK97 family phage prohead protease, which yields MPTKPDDEKRSVILPVERRADADGKMTVGGYAAVFGEVTSIGGYFDEVLARGAFTKTLQVADVLAYFDHDRGRILGRSTSGTLRLSEDAKGLAVEIDLPDTSDGRDVRTLIERGDIRGMSFGFRVTREEWDETGETPKRTIHEVELREVSIVSEPAYDGTSIAMRSLDAARKERRAQNFTAAERRVSARRANAEARFRGIL from the coding sequence ATGCCGACAAAACCTGACGACGAAAAGCGCTCCGTCATCCTGCCGGTCGAGCGCCGCGCGGATGCCGACGGCAAGATGACGGTCGGCGGCTACGCTGCCGTCTTCGGCGAGGTGACCAGCATTGGCGGGTATTTCGACGAGGTTCTGGCGCGCGGAGCCTTCACCAAGACGCTTCAGGTGGCGGATGTTCTGGCCTATTTTGACCATGACCGTGGCCGCATTCTCGGCCGCTCGACCAGCGGAACGCTGCGCCTGAGCGAAGATGCCAAAGGCCTCGCGGTCGAGATCGATCTGCCCGACACGTCGGACGGTCGCGACGTGCGCACCCTGATCGAACGCGGCGACATCCGCGGCATGTCCTTCGGCTTCCGCGTGACGCGCGAAGAGTGGGATGAAACCGGCGAGACGCCCAAGCGCACGATCCATGAGGTCGAGCTGCGCGAGGTCAGCATCGTCTCCGAGCCCGCCTATGACGGCACCTCGATCGCTATGCGTTCGCTGGACGCGGCCCGCAAAGAGCGTCGGGCCCAGAACTTCACCGCCGCCGAGCGCCGAGTTTCGGCGCGGCGCGCCAATGCCGAGGCGCGTTTCCGCGGCATCCTCTGA